A genomic segment from Fodinicola acaciae encodes:
- the moaC gene encoding cyclic pyranopterin monophosphate synthase MoaC, with the protein MSELSHVDATGAARMVDVSGKDVTARTATATGVVRTTAEVVALVRAEGLPKGDALGTARIAGIMAAKRTPDLIPLCHPIAIHGVTVEVEPAESDIAITATVRTADRTGVEMEALTAVTVAGLTLIDMIKAVDPRAVIDAVRVETKTGGKTGEWHR; encoded by the coding sequence ATGAGCGAGTTGAGCCACGTCGACGCCACCGGTGCGGCCCGGATGGTCGACGTTTCCGGCAAGGACGTGACCGCACGCACCGCGACCGCGACCGGGGTCGTACGGACCACCGCCGAGGTGGTCGCTCTGGTGCGCGCCGAGGGCCTGCCGAAGGGTGACGCGCTGGGGACGGCGCGGATCGCCGGCATCATGGCCGCCAAGCGGACTCCGGACCTGATCCCGCTCTGCCATCCGATCGCCATCCACGGTGTGACGGTGGAAGTGGAGCCGGCCGAGTCGGACATCGCGATCACCGCGACCGTACGGACGGCTGACCGCACCGGAGTCGAGATGGAGGCGCTGACCGCGGTCACGGTCGCCGGCCTGACATTGATCGACATGATCAAGGCCGTCGACCCGCGCGCTGTGATCGACGCCGTACGGGTGGAGACCAAGACCGGCGGCAAGACCGGCGAGTGGCACCGATGA
- a CDS encoding sulfate/molybdate ABC transporter ATP-binding protein produces the protein MSLSARIAVRRGTFQLDIELTAAAGEVVALLGPNGAGKSTALRTIAGLLRLDSGRIELDGDVLDDAGVRLPPHRRRIGVVFQDYLLFPHLSAVDNVAFGPRSQGVPKADARRIAAGWLDRVGVGEHAHAKPRDLSGGQAQRVALARALATEPGLLLLDEPLAALDARTRVQVRGELRRHLASFDRPAIVVTHDPLDAIVLADRLVVIEDGRVVQSGSPAEVTRRPRTDYVARLVGLNLVRGRLAADRVVVDGAELVVQPPTMKTGEVFACFRPSAVALYRERPQGSPRNVWKATVTGLEPTADGVRVDLAGPLAATSDVTAAAIAELDLVPGSVVWVSLKATEVEVYPA, from the coding sequence GTGAGCCTGTCGGCGCGGATCGCCGTACGCCGCGGCACGTTCCAGCTGGACATCGAGTTGACCGCGGCGGCTGGTGAGGTGGTGGCGTTGCTCGGACCCAACGGCGCCGGCAAGTCCACCGCGTTACGCACGATCGCCGGCCTGCTCCGGCTGGACTCCGGCCGGATCGAGCTGGACGGCGACGTGCTCGACGACGCCGGCGTACGGCTGCCGCCGCATCGCCGGCGGATCGGCGTGGTTTTCCAGGACTACCTGCTTTTTCCGCATCTGAGCGCGGTGGACAACGTGGCGTTCGGGCCGCGCAGCCAGGGCGTGCCGAAGGCGGACGCGCGGCGGATCGCGGCCGGCTGGCTCGACCGGGTCGGCGTCGGCGAGCACGCGCATGCGAAGCCGCGCGATCTGTCCGGCGGCCAGGCACAGCGTGTTGCGCTGGCTCGCGCACTGGCGACCGAGCCAGGCCTGCTGCTGCTCGACGAGCCGCTTGCCGCTCTCGACGCGCGTACGCGGGTGCAGGTGCGCGGCGAGCTGCGCCGGCACCTCGCGTCCTTCGACCGCCCGGCGATCGTCGTGACGCACGATCCGCTCGACGCGATCGTGCTCGCCGACCGGCTCGTGGTGATCGAGGACGGCCGGGTGGTGCAGTCTGGATCGCCGGCCGAGGTGACCCGGCGGCCGCGTACGGACTATGTCGCGCGGCTGGTCGGCCTCAACCTGGTGCGCGGCCGGCTGGCCGCCGACCGGGTCGTCGTCGATGGCGCGGAGCTGGTCGTACAACCGCCGACTATGAAGACGGGCGAGGTTTTCGCGTGCTTCCGGCCATCGGCCGTCGCGCTCTATCGCGAACGGCCGCAGGGCAGTCCGCGCAATGTGTGGAAGGCCACGGTGACCGGTCTCGAGCCGACCGCCGACGGCGTACGCGTCGACCTGGCCGGTCCGCTGGCCGCGACCTCCGACGTGACCGCAGCCGCGATCGCCGAGCTGGATCTCGTGCCCGGCAGCGTGGTGTGGGTGTCACTGAAGGCGACCGAGGTCGAGGTTTACCCAGCTTGA
- a CDS encoding ABC transporter permease: MLLPAAIAVAFLVFPLVGLLVRAPWTQAPRLLANSEVLQALQLSVVTATASTVICLVVGVPLAWLLARPGWPGRSVVRALVTVPLVLPPVVGGVALFTVLGRTGLLGRPLFQLTGFSLPFSSAAVVVAQSFVALPFLVLSVEGALRAADRRFEDAAATLGASPWRVFLRVTLPLVAPGIAAGTVLSWARALGEFGATITFAGNFPGTTRTMPLQVYLELETNPDAALLLSVVLLGVSLLVLGLLREQWVSRL, from the coding sequence ATGCTCCTGCCAGCCGCGATCGCGGTCGCGTTCCTGGTCTTCCCGCTGGTCGGCCTGCTGGTCAGGGCGCCGTGGACGCAGGCGCCGCGGCTGCTGGCCAACTCCGAGGTGTTGCAGGCGCTGCAGTTGTCCGTCGTGACGGCCACCGCGTCGACGGTCATCTGCCTGGTCGTCGGCGTGCCGCTGGCCTGGCTGCTCGCTCGTCCCGGCTGGCCAGGGCGCAGCGTCGTACGCGCCCTGGTCACCGTGCCGCTGGTGCTGCCGCCGGTGGTCGGTGGCGTCGCGCTGTTCACTGTCCTCGGCCGTACGGGCCTGCTCGGCCGGCCGCTCTTCCAGCTGACCGGATTCTCGTTGCCGTTCAGCTCCGCCGCGGTCGTCGTCGCGCAGTCGTTCGTCGCGTTGCCATTCCTGGTTTTGTCGGTCGAAGGCGCGTTGCGTGCGGCGGATCGCCGCTTCGAGGATGCCGCCGCCACGCTCGGCGCGAGTCCGTGGCGCGTGTTCTTACGGGTGACTTTGCCTTTGGTGGCGCCAGGAATCGCCGCCGGCACGGTGTTGTCGTGGGCTCGCGCGCTCGGTGAGTTTGGCGCGACGATCACCTTCGCCGGCAATTTTCCCGGTACGACAAGGACAATGCCGCTGCAGGTCTATCTGGAGCTGGAGACCAATCCGGACGCCGCCTTGTTGCTGTCCGTCGTGCTCCTCGGAGTTTCCTTGCTGGTGCTCGGATTGTTGCGCGAGCAGTGGGTGAGCCGGCTGTGA
- the modA gene encoding molybdate ABC transporter substrate-binding protein, translating to MKVRMLAAVALAAALAGCGGGTPASSSSSSGAASHRITVFAAASLTESFRKIGANFEKANAGTKVTFNFGASSTLATQINQGAPADVFAAASTSTMNTVVKAGNNAGAATPFLTNSLQIVVPKGNPAHVTGLKDFADPKKKTVLCAEEVPCGALAKQVFDAAKIAPKPVDRGTDVKAVLQKVALGEADAALVYKTDVLAAGGKVQGIDFPESSSKVTTYPICGLKASKDAATAKAFVAYVLSADGRKVLEAAGFGPARK from the coding sequence ATGAAGGTTCGCATGCTGGCCGCGGTCGCACTGGCCGCGGCGCTCGCTGGCTGCGGTGGTGGTACGCCGGCCAGCTCGTCCTCGTCCAGCGGCGCGGCCAGCCACAGGATCACCGTGTTCGCCGCCGCCTCGTTGACCGAGTCGTTCCGTAAGATCGGCGCCAACTTCGAGAAAGCCAACGCGGGCACCAAGGTGACCTTCAACTTCGGCGCGTCCTCGACGCTGGCGACGCAGATCAATCAGGGTGCGCCGGCTGACGTGTTCGCGGCGGCCAGCACCTCGACGATGAACACCGTCGTGAAGGCCGGCAACAACGCCGGCGCGGCGACGCCGTTTCTCACCAACAGCCTGCAAATCGTGGTGCCCAAAGGAAATCCGGCGCACGTCACCGGCCTGAAAGACTTTGCCGACCCGAAGAAAAAGACGGTGTTGTGTGCCGAGGAGGTCCCCTGCGGCGCGCTCGCCAAACAGGTCTTCGACGCCGCGAAGATCGCCCCGAAGCCGGTCGACCGTGGCACGGACGTGAAGGCGGTGCTGCAGAAGGTCGCGCTCGGCGAGGCGGACGCGGCGCTGGTCTACAAGACCGACGTGCTCGCCGCTGGGGGCAAGGTGCAGGGCATCGACTTCCCCGAGTCGTCGAGCAAGGTGACCACCTATCCGATCTGCGGCCTCAAGGCGTCCAAGGACGCGGCGACCGCCAAGGCCTTCGTGGCGTACGTGTTGTCCGCGGACGGCCGGAAGGTGCTGGAGGCCGCCGGTTTTGGCCCCGCGAGGAAATGA
- a CDS encoding TOBE domain-containing protein yields the protein MPQFRISEVASLLGVSDDTVRRWAEAGRFPTKRAENGRLVVEGRDLAAFAQKHAHSPEVSQTPRSARNTLTGLVTRVIVDGVMAQVDLQCGPFRVVSLMSREAVEDLGLEPGVLAVASIKATQVVVEVPDTSRELVT from the coding sequence GTGCCGCAGTTCCGGATTTCCGAAGTCGCCAGCCTGCTCGGCGTCAGCGACGACACCGTACGCCGATGGGCCGAAGCCGGCCGTTTTCCCACCAAACGCGCCGAAAACGGCCGGTTGGTCGTCGAAGGCCGCGACCTGGCCGCCTTCGCGCAGAAGCACGCGCACAGCCCGGAGGTCTCGCAGACTCCGCGCAGCGCGCGTAACACGCTCACCGGCCTGGTCACCAGGGTGATCGTGGACGGTGTGATGGCGCAGGTCGACCTGCAGTGTGGGCCGTTCCGGGTGGTGTCGCTGATGTCCAGGGAGGCGGTCGAGGACCTCGGCCTGGAACCTGGCGTCCTCGCCGTGGCATCAATCAAGGCGACCCAGGTGGTCGTCGAGGTCCCCGACACGTCCAGAGAGTTGGTGACATGA